A portion of the Tachyglossus aculeatus isolate mTacAcu1 chromosome 12 unlocalized genomic scaffold, mTacAcu1.pri SUPER_6_unloc_2, whole genome shotgun sequence genome contains these proteins:
- the LOC119921437 gene encoding olfactory receptor 10A5-like, with amino-acid sequence MGIFHVAKKHFLVEKNLNSVIVRNMSTEPMCMCVILFMIFLVIHLIALIGNSLLVLVPVADPTLKTPKYSFFRSLSFIDFCYTTVFILKMLTNFLSKYKSISFGGCVAQIYFAFFPGPSECWILTMPYDRKAAICDPLHYSFIMNQRLCLQLALASWLAGIPAATVQTTMMFTLSFCGPNVINHFFCDGPPPLELLCTDTFTFEVYGVTGTVIALMLPYGVIIASYVCILINILKMPPAKTITKPSPPACPTSLWSHCSSGLRF; translated from the exons ATGGGGATTTTTCATGTTGCTAAGAAGCACTTTCTTGTGGAGAAAAACCTTAACTCTGTCATTGTTAGAAACATGAGCACCGAgcctatgtgcatgtgt GTCAttctgtttatgattttccttgtgataCACCTAATAGCCTTGATAGGAAACTCCCTCTTAGTGCTGGTCCCCGTGGCGGACCCCACCCTTAAAACCCCCAAGTATTCTTTCTTCAGGAGTCTCTCCTTCATCGATTTTTGTTACACCACTGTTTTCATCCTTAAAATGCTTACCAATTTCCTGTCCAAGTataaaagtatttcctttggtggctgtgtAGCCCAGATATATTTTGCCTTTTTTCCCGGGCCATCAGAGTGTTGGATTCTAACGATGCCTTATGACAGAAAGGCCGCCATCTGTGACCcactccactattcattcattatgAACCAGAGGCtctgtctgcagctggccctggcttcctggctagcAGGGATTCCTGCGGCAACAGTACAGACTACAATGATGTTTACATTgtccttctgtgggcctaatgtaattaaccatttcttctgtgatggccCTCCTCCTTTAGAGCTGTTGTGCACAGACACCTTCACGTTTGAGGTTTATGGTGTAACTGGGACTGTTATAGCCCTGATGCTCCCATATGGAGTCATCATTGCATCTTACGTCTGCATCCTCATCAACATCCTGAAGATGCCCCCTGCCAAGACcatcacaaagccttctccacctgcttgtccCACCTCATTGTGGTCTCACTGTTCTTCAGGGCTGCGATTTTGA